The nucleotide sequence GACAGCTCGCTCAACCTGTTCTTATTCAAATTCACTCAACAAACCCCAGATGAGCCTTTGGCGCAGCCATCAAGTCGATTTTATTTGGAAGATCCTTCGTTTCTGAAGCCATTTTCAGGACTTATGATGCTCCCAGACAAAGAATATGCTGTATTCTTGGTTCAGaaagttcttgatttcttgggGCATGAGTACTTCCTTATTGATGCTGATGAGTTTTTTGCTAAACTCAATGATGCTTATGAATCCCTTTCTAACCCAAGTTCTGGCTGGCTCTGCTACTTGCTAGCTACATTAGCAGTAGGAGAACAATATCTCAATGAGTCATCAGATGAAAAACCCCCGGGCATGCGATTCTTTGCCCCTGCAAtggacttgttcaagaatttttATGAAAACCCTTCTCTAGAATTGGTCCAAACTTTATTGTTACTAGCTTTCTACCAACAGGGGTTAAACAGAAGCTATGGAGCCTTTACGTTTTATGGAATGGCCACCAGAACGTCATTGATGATGGGATTACATAAGGCTCGTGTGCACCCGAACAAATCTCCTGTCATTGAAGAGAAGCGTAAGCGAGTATGGTGGACATGCATTATTATGGACAGTATTTGGTCAGCAAAATTGGGCCAGCCTATACATATAATGCCCAAGGACATCGATGTGGATCTTCCAGATGTTGGGGCTGTTGACCTTCACGATGGCTTTGATAACGAACTACTTGCCTGTAATACAAAACTTGTGTTTATTTTGGGTAAGATAATGAGAGGAGTTTACAGAAATACTCCCAATCGACGtatcaatttgaagagCATCATTGAATGTCTTGAGGAGTTAGATGCTCTTCAGCGAACGCTTCCCAGCAGAATACGAGAGACGCTATTTAAAGGTAAAAGTCGGTCAGTTGCTAACTTATATCTTCGACTCAACCAAGCAGTCATAATAACTACAAGACCGTTAGTTTTGTCTATCTTCAAAGGAATTTACGAAGACAATGCTATCACCAGACGAGTTGTACAAAAATGCACAGTTGCTGCAAAGACTTCCATTGACATTTTATCCAACCTTAAAAACATAGGATGGGTTTCAACATTCGGCTTTTGGGATGCCCAATACTTGTTTTCGTCCctcttgattttgatcatGAGCAGTTTATCAGGTCACCAGTTTTCTCAAATAGAGACTGGGCGGAGGATAAATGACTACATGAAAGATGCTGGAAACTTCACTGCCATTGAGAATGATTATCGACTCAAAGAATTAGATCAATTACTTGATAAGATTGACCAGAAACGCTCGGTTAAATCTACCCTTAGTGAAGATTTCGAAGCCGATAAGACTCCGATTGGGGCCCTCATCAGCGAAATATCGGAAAATTTCAAGGATAATACAGGTATTACTAAGGATCAACCGCATAGTGCTAAAGACTCATACGACCATCTCAGTAGTTCAGCACTAGAGACAATTTCTCTCACTGAAGATGGTCCAGGACCCCAAACaaatttgttcaaagaagaactttcaCCGAAGGCGTGGAATTCACTTGTTTCGAACCTTCAATTTTGGGACTCCTCAGCATTTGGGGATTATCCCTAATAATATCAGTAGCTAGACAAATTGATAATCAAATACAAATAGACAAGGCTAGCAAGGCTAGTAGCAGATTACTCTCATCGCACGCAGGGTTTGTATATTTCAAATTCCCATCAGGTGAGGACACATCTTCCATTGTTCATAAGAAGAGGTTCTTTTTGTTATCGTCTAAAGCCGGTCCTTAGTGGTGACTTTGTTTCGAGCGTGGTTAAACGTTACCAGCCTTGTTAATTAACTTTATCAGGTTCCGGGTTCAATTAAGTTTGAACCTAAAATGCCCACATCAAAAATTGCACTAAACGTTAAAACGCAGCCCTCTTCTTTTAGTGACGGAAAGCTAAGTTCAAATGCCTCTTTAGATCCGATACCTATCGGATCAAAAGATCGTAAGTGGAAATGGCCTTCCATGGTTGGATTTTGGATTGCTGAAGCCTTTTCCATTTCCATGTACCAAGTGGCATCATCAGCTATCGTATCCGGCTTATCACCAGGTTTATCGATTTTGGCCATATTTGTGGGGCACATTATCATCTCCATCCCAGCTATGCTCAATGCTTATGTGGGAGCACAGAGGGGTATTAATTTCCCTATTTCCATGAGATATACTTTTGGAGTTTATGGAGCttattttggtgtttttgtacGAGGATGCGTGGCTCTCTTGTGGTTTGGTACACAAACTTACCAGGGTGGGCAGGCTATGGCTTTAATGATCTCAGCCATATGGCCTTCATTCAAGCATTTCCCCAATGAGTTACCAGAATCTGCTCACGTAACATCTTCCGAATTGCTTTGTTTCTTTATCTTTCTTATTGTGCAAATGCCAGTTTTATTTTTGACGGTGAACCAGCTAAGGTACTTGTTTTACATCAAGATTGTTTTCATGCCTATCTTTGGTCTTGCATTATTTGGATGGGCTGTCTCTCTGGCCAATGGGTTTGGACCTCTATTTCACCAAGGGAATCGAATTACTGATGGAACTCCAGTTGGAGTTGTGTTCTTCAGGTGCGTGATCTCAGTCATTAGTCCGAAGGCTACTTTGGCTTTGAATATAGCCGATTTTACTcgttttgcaaccaaacCGAAGCAGGCTTTATGGCCCCAATTTGTGGGTCTTGTGGTACTCGTGTCATTGTGTGGTATATTGGGAATCGTGGTGACTTCTGCAGCGTATGAAGTATATGGGGTTTTGACATGGAATCCATTGGAAGTACTGGTTCTATGGGATAACCGTGCTGCACAATTTTTTTCTGCTTTAATGTGGTCCTTAGCAGTAATCGGTACCAATATTTCAGCTAATTCGGTTTCTTTTGCTAATGATTTATCACTTTGCTTCCCCAAAGTTATTAATCCAAGAAGGGGTGCTCTCATTTGCTGCGTGTTATCTATATTGACAAATCCTTGGCAGATTCAAAATAGTGCTGCAAGCTTCACAAAGTTTTTGGGCGGATATTCAATATTTTTGGCACCAATTGCTTCAATAATGATAGTAGACTACTACATTCTAAGGAAGCAAGTTATGGATGTTCATGGATTATACATATTGAACGGCCCTTACTATTTCTTTAAAGGATTCAATATTCCTGCCTTTATTGCCTTTGTATGTGGCATTTCCCCAAATTTACCTGGTTTGGCTTGGTCCATTGGCAGCAAAAACATTCCCATTGGAGCTGTCTACTTATATAGTGTAAGCTATATTACGGGCTTTACAGTGTCAGGGAGTATATACTATTGTATTTGCAGGTATATTCCTAAGTTATGGATGGCAGATATTGAGACAGTAACGGACGAGATTGTTAGTTTTGAGTGTTCTTCGAATTCTGATATTACAAGGCCAGAAAAGAATGTGGCTagatttgatgaaaaagaCTTTGACTAACGCCTATTTAATGAAAATAATAATAGCTAGGGACTTATTTAATAAAGATTAGAAGCCAGGGTTTACGATAGGCTGCGAAAAAATAAATGCAGGTGTTTCATCGCGTCAATCGAAAAATTTGAGATACTTCTATGAGCGAAACAAGAATACGACATGGTAAAGAACAGAATAAGAATATCCAGAGAGCAGTGTACGAGGAATGGTTACGGATGGTAGCTGATAACAAGATAAATCAGAAGAATTCCTGGAGTTTTGGCTTGATAGACTATCTTTATGACTTGTCTATGAAACCCATTGATAACTTTCAAAGGGCTTCAGTAATCTTGGATGGGTGTATCAAAatatattcttcaagagtGGATTCTGCTGCAACAGAAACAGGAACTTTATTAAGCGGTCTTTCCACGAATTTTCTGTTCGAGCCAATTGTTGAGGAAACGGCAGAACTTATTACGGAAGAACGCCCATTGATCTCAAGAAAAAGGAATGTACGGAGGGAAAGCACACTTGTCAAATCCTTTCAGGAAATCAAGGTAAAAGCCATAGAAACACAATTAATGATAGACccaattttcaagaagaCCTTATCTTACTTCGACGAAGGAGGTGCCAAGAgtttattgttgaatattCTAACAACTGACTCTTCTGGAAGAGTTATATTCGATAGTGCATATCCAGGAACAAATGAACAAGTAAACGGGAATAATTCGTATATTTGTTTGAACAAAATTAGCATGATGTTAATAAAGGGAAGACCTTTAGAATCACTAGGGATTTGTCATTCAATCAAGGCCTTGAAGGATTTGATTCATagagaagatcaagaagtaATATCAATCCCTTCGCTGGATTTGTTATATGAATTCAGTGGCGATGAAGAGGGCTACAGTGACAACGAAGTATGCGATGATAACATAAGTATCGAGGTTGGCTTGGACGTGCAAGGTATTCCTGACTACGAGCTTATGGACTATTTCAATAACACTATAAAATTTGGTGCAACAGGTAAAGAATCGTGGAAAGTACAAAAgtacaaacaaaacaaagCACACAATAGAGTCCAGGTATCCTCCCCGAAACCGAATCGGTCtgatttgattgacttCAGAGCCTATAGATCATTTGAAGAGGAGGCTGCTTTTGAGGATGAAATTTTCCAAACATCTTCTGCTAAAATATCCATTCCCGTGATGCATAGAAACAAAGGAAATTTCAGTAATAACCATTGTttgattgtggatgaaAAAATTGACGCTAAGAACTTAATCGAGCTCTTTACGAAGAAGACAAGATTGTTACCcactttcaacaaaattTCCCCTGTTCAACTACAACAAAAACCTCACGAAAATAACGAGGAAGCATACACCGATGCTTATTTTGATGAACCTTCAAGATTATTGAATGAGATCACCAGAGAAGACATTGAAGACTTGCACAAATCTtacattgaagaatttaGCCAACCTTTGAGTTCACAAATTTCAAGTAATTTGATTAGCAAACTAAATTATGAAAAGATCTCCAAAAGAATCGATATACGACATATTAAGGATTTGATTATGGGCAATCTAGACAATGGGAAGTCTTTTCGTGAATTGACCGAGAATATTCCTCGGAATCTTAACGGATCAACTAGTGTCTATTTTATATGCCTTCTACACCTTTGTAACGAGTGCAATTTGACCTTAGAAAAAGTATCAatggaagacttgaaaatctACAAAAATACATAATATGAATTGAAACCCCTCTGAAAAATGTGGACGTTCAATCGGCTTTATCAGACATAACCTGTTTAACTGGCTCAGTATCGTTGATATACAACCgatgttcttgaatatATCTTATAACCGAATTCGGAAGTAAGTACTGGACTGACATACCCCGTCGGATGAACAACCGTATTTTTGTAGAGGAAATATCATTGTAAATCAATTGTTTGATTACCAAGACATTTCTTCTGTGTTCGTACATGATATCGTGACTTAATAAAAAGCTTCTAACATCCGAGCCggttctttcaacaattaAGCATCCGTATTTGCCCAAAATATGATGCAAGTCTTGGTCAGCCCAGACATCAGGCTCACCCATTGATTCAATTAGGTCTCCACCTGCTAATAACATAATCTTAACACCTCTTTTTTCTCCAGTAGCGGTTACGATACCACCTCTTTTCGTGTTAATTTCATCATTAAAATGGTCTAAAACCAATGCTGTTCGAGTGTACTTGGGCTGTAAACTTTCCCAAGCATCCACCATTAACCAAGAACTAGTTCTTTCGCATGCTAATTCACAGATTCGAACTCGATGGTGAGCAGGAGCCAATCCTTGTTTCTTAtagtttgaagaaacaggACTGTAATAGCCTCCAATAACTTCAAATCTAGTTTGTTCGTTAATAGCGTCTAAGGCCATTTCAAACATGCGCAAGTGCAAGTAAGTGATAGGAGAAAACGAGCCGCAAGCCACAATCACCAAAGGATATTTGGATTCATCACTCAATTTGGTAGCGAACCGGTGGGTAGGGAATTGATAGTCTTCAAGGGTTTTTGCTTGACGTTGAATGCCATGAGGaacttcttccaaatcagCGATTTGATTGGGCTGAACTGTTGCTGTTGGAGGAAGAATTAAGTCCGGTTCAGGAAGTATGTCTTGTGAACGTGAACTATTAGCCTCCACAGTCTTTTCGGTATCAGACAGAGAATTGGAATCAATGAGTTCCGTATGCTTGATGGGAATCTTTGAATGAAGTCCCCCagaatggtgatgaagatgagtcAGAGAGGAGGACGGGTGAGGGGCTGGAGCATCCACTGGATCTCCCATATCAGCAAGAACTAGAGGCTGGATCGGAGCGTTTGAAGGTATTTCCAGGGACGGAGCTGTTGGCTCAATGTTGGGATTCAATGAAGGAGGCGTGAAGTTTGGGTCGTTTGTTGGATCCATTAGCTTTAGGTTGAGTTCAAAGTGCTGATTAAGAAATGCGACTCGCAGTGCCTCTATGGTTTTTAAAAAAATACCCTTGTAGCTTAGAAAGTGCACGCCTTTTTAAACTCCGAAAGGCTATTGTCAACAGAGCCAGTCGATCGGTAGGCTGCAATCTAAcaaaaaccaaagaaaacgTCACAGACAGGATTCGAACCTGCGCA is from Yamadazyma tenuis chromosome 6, complete sequence and encodes:
- a CDS encoding uncharacterized protein (EggNog:ENOG503P0MY; COG:K); the protein is MFEMPFPKNEMHQSCIAADKECRYPVRERKLVFLDSQFQKIISRVKYLENELRVAKSLSGKGLKTPSDDEISGEVEEYIEPFETDTPDVEYFGTATCQVFDSSLNSFLFKFTQQTPDEPLAQPSSRFYLEDPSFSKPFSGLMMLPDKEYAVFLVQKVLDFLGHEYFLIDADEFFAKLNDAYESLSNPSSGWLCYLLATLAVGEQYLNESSDEKPPGMRFFAPAMDLFKNFYENPSLELVQTLLLLAFYQQGLNRSYGAFTFYGMATRTSLMMGLHKARVHPNKSPVIEEKRKRVWWTCIIMDSIWSAKLGQPIHIMPKDIDVDLPDVGAVDLHDGFDNELLACNTKLVFILGKIMRGVYRNTPNRRINLKSIIECLEELDALQRTLPSRIRETLFKGKSRSVANLYLRLNQAVIITTRPLVLSIFKGIYEDNAITRRVVQKCTVAAKTSIDILSNLKNIGWVSTFGFWDAQYLFSSLLILIMSSLSGHQFSQIETGRRINDYMKDAGNFTAIENDYRLKELDQLLDKIDQKRSVKSTLSEDFEADKTPIGALISEISENFKDNTGITKDQPHSAKDSYDHLSSSALETISLTEDGPGPQTNLFKEELSPKAWNSLVSNLQFWDSSAFGDYP
- a CDS encoding uncharacterized protein (EggNog:ENOG503NW4R; COG:B,D), with translation MSETRIRHGKEQNKNIQRAVYEEWLRMVADNKINQKNSWSFGLIDYLYDLSMKPIDNFQRASVILDGCIKIYSSRVDSAATETGTLLSGLSTNFSFEPIVEETAELITEERPLISRKRNVRRESTLVKSFQEIKVKAIETQLMIDPIFKKTLSYFDEGGAKSLLLNILTTDSSGRVIFDSAYPGTNEQVNGNNSYICLNKISMMLIKGRPLESLGICHSIKALKDLIHREDQEVISIPSSDLLYEFSGDEEGYSDNEVCDDNISIEVGLDVQGIPDYELMDYFNNTIKFGATGKESWKVQKYKQNKAHNRVQVSSPKPNRSDLIDFRAYRSFEEEAAFEDEIFQTSSAKISIPVMHRNKGNFSNNHCLIVDEKIDAKNLIELFTKKTRLLPTFNKISPVQLQQKPHENNEEAYTDAYFDEPSRLLNEITREDIEDLHKSYIEEFSQPLSSQISSNLISKLNYEKISKRIDIRHIKDLIMGNLDNGKSFRELTENIPRNLNGSTSVYFICLLHLCNECNLTLEKVSMEDLKIYKNT
- the NMA1 gene encoding Nicotinamide/nicotinic acid mononucleotide adenylyltransferase 1 (COG:H; EggNog:ENOG503NU32), producing the protein MDPTNDPNFTPPSLNPNIEPTAPSSEIPSNAPIQPLVLADMGDPVDAPAPHPSSSSTHLHHHSGGLHSKIPIKHTELIDSNSSSDTEKTVEANSSRSQDILPEPDLILPPTATVQPNQIADLEEVPHGIQRQAKTLEDYQFPTHRFATKLSDESKYPLVIVACGSFSPITYLHLRMFEMALDAINEQTRFEVIGGYYSPVSSNYKKQGLAPAHHRVRICELACERTSSWLMVDAWESLQPKYTRTALVLDHFNDEINTKRGGIVTATGEKRGVKIMLLAGGDLIESMGEPDVWADQDLHHILGKYGCLIVERTGSDVRSFLLSHDIMYEHRRNVLVIKQLIYNDISSTKIRLFIRRGMSVQYLLPNSVIRYIQEHRLYINDTEPVKQVMSDKAD